A window of the Salvelinus fontinalis isolate EN_2023a chromosome 26, ASM2944872v1, whole genome shotgun sequence genome harbors these coding sequences:
- the zgc:153935 gene encoding uncharacterized protein CXorf38 homolog isoform X2 — protein MVHEELSARLNDGGYKNWLKAGYCLLKLREGLHPFTDTEMRSFHGNLVTGNPGLRRPCRSGCRSKGNQLYSVCVVCTEWRTVILRHHTNPRGMVNWGNCRPPLWNQDHWELAKAYMPRGQAGVKGAELCDVSALLNLLNFCSHFNYVDQHCVREVIRCRNELMHSCEMRVCDQWMRHYQVSIQQLLQQFTHLPEVAAAGQQILEMLAVDLSVLVPGVDRVDGSVSEGLEPESISQWETDLLRERLQELLTDTDTQDTEELLRLRDFLLANRDLSDQFSSELQTITSMETQMRRGGGNEVETPE, from the exons ATGGTACACGAAGAGTTGAGCGCTCGTCTGAACGATGGCGGGTATAAGAACTGGCTGAAAGCGGGGTACTGCCTCCTCAAACTGCGGGAGGGGTTGCACCCTTTCACCGATACTGAGATGAGATCCTTCCACGGAAATCTAGTCACTGGGAACCCAGGTCTGCGGCGGCCGTGTCGGAGCGGGTGCAGATCCAAAGGGAATCAG ctgtactctgtgtgtgtggtgtgcacaGAGTGGAGGACCGTGATCCTGAGGCACCACACAAACCCCAGGGGGATGGTGAACTGGGGGAATTGCAGACCCCCACTCTGGAACCAGGACCACTGGGAACTGGCCAAG GCCTACATGCCGCGGGGTCAAGCTGGGGTTAAGGGGGCGGAGCTGTGTGACGTGTCCGCACTGCTCAACCTCCTCAACTTCTGCTCCCACTTCAACTACGTAGACCAGCACTGTGTCAGAGAG GTTATCAGGTGTAGGAACGAGCTGATGCACTCCTGTGAGATGCGAGTGTGTGACCAGTGGATGAGGCACTACCAGGTCAGCATACAGCAGCTCCTACAGCAATTCACACACCTACCAGAAGTGGCAGCAGCCGGACAACAGAtactagag ATGCTGGCTGTTGATTTGTCGGTGTTAGTTCCTGGTGTGGACCGAGTGGACGGTTCCGTGTCGGAGGGGTTGGAGCCTGAGTCTATCAGCCAATGGGAAACAGACTTGCTGAGAGAGAGGCTGCAGGAGCTGCttactgacacagacacacag GACACTGAGGAGTTGCTGAGACTGAGGGATTTCCTCCTGGCCAACAGAGACTTGAGTGACCAGTTCTCCTCTGAACTCCAGACCATCACATCAATGGAGACACAGATGAGAAGGGGGGGAGGGAATGAAGTGGAGACACCTGAGTAA
- the zgc:153935 gene encoding uncharacterized protein CXorf38 homolog isoform X1: MVHEELSARLNDGGYKNWLKAGYCLLKLREGLHPFTDTEMRSFHGNLVTGNPGLRRPCRSGCRSKGNQLYSVCVVCTEWRTVILRHHTNPRGMVNWGNCRPPLWNQDHWELAKAYMPRGQAGVKGAELCDVSALLNLLNFCSHFNYVDQHCVREVIRCRNELMHSCEMRVCDQWMRHYQVSIQQLLQQFTHLPEVAAAGQQILEKCCVCVSVQMLAVDLSVLVPGVDRVDGSVSEGLEPESISQWETDLLRERLQELLTDTDTQDTEELLRLRDFLLANRDLSDQFSSELQTITSMETQMRRGGGNEVETPE, encoded by the exons ATGGTACACGAAGAGTTGAGCGCTCGTCTGAACGATGGCGGGTATAAGAACTGGCTGAAAGCGGGGTACTGCCTCCTCAAACTGCGGGAGGGGTTGCACCCTTTCACCGATACTGAGATGAGATCCTTCCACGGAAATCTAGTCACTGGGAACCCAGGTCTGCGGCGGCCGTGTCGGAGCGGGTGCAGATCCAAAGGGAATCAG ctgtactctgtgtgtgtggtgtgcacaGAGTGGAGGACCGTGATCCTGAGGCACCACACAAACCCCAGGGGGATGGTGAACTGGGGGAATTGCAGACCCCCACTCTGGAACCAGGACCACTGGGAACTGGCCAAG GCCTACATGCCGCGGGGTCAAGCTGGGGTTAAGGGGGCGGAGCTGTGTGACGTGTCCGCACTGCTCAACCTCCTCAACTTCTGCTCCCACTTCAACTACGTAGACCAGCACTGTGTCAGAGAG GTTATCAGGTGTAGGAACGAGCTGATGCACTCCTGTGAGATGCGAGTGTGTGACCAGTGGATGAGGCACTACCAGGTCAGCATACAGCAGCTCCTACAGCAATTCACACACCTACCAGAAGTGGCAGCAGCCGGACAACAGAtactagag aaatgctgtgtgtgtgtttctgtccagATGCTGGCTGTTGATTTGTCGGTGTTAGTTCCTGGTGTGGACCGAGTGGACGGTTCCGTGTCGGAGGGGTTGGAGCCTGAGTCTATCAGCCAATGGGAAACAGACTTGCTGAGAGAGAGGCTGCAGGAGCTGCttactgacacagacacacag GACACTGAGGAGTTGCTGAGACTGAGGGATTTCCTCCTGGCCAACAGAGACTTGAGTGACCAGTTCTCCTCTGAACTCCAGACCATCACATCAATGGAGACACAGATGAGAAGGGGGGGAGGGAATGAAGTGGAGACACCTGAGTAA